The Eublepharis macularius isolate TG4126 chromosome 15, MPM_Emac_v1.0, whole genome shotgun sequence genomic interval CATCATCCTGACACGGAAAAAACAGCATGAAGTCAAAGGCACAAACCAAGCTCTCTTTGTATACTGGCTGTCCACATTTTTCTTAATAAATTACAAATCTACTCAAAGAAGACGCCATGCATCCCAAGTTGTGTCATTGGCCATCCATTCCATAATTGTCCACTCTGGCAGTTCACCAGGAGATCTTTCCCAGATCACCACCAGATATCCTTTCGGAAGATTTGGGGGACCAATCGTGGGACCTTCTGTATTGGGTTTGCCCGACAGGAGAAAACAGAACATATTTCGGTATGCGGCAGAAGGGTGGATCCTTTTTCCCTCCCAAAAGCACTTTTTAGGGACAAGCTGGCGATTCTAGCCCACTTTACCCCGAGCGCAGGTAAAGCGCCAGGGCGCGCTCTTGCAAGCGTAAAGTTAGAAGCAAAAACTTAGCAAACCTTTGGATCCTCAGGCTTCCCCGCCTACCCCGCCCCATCTCACACACAAAACAGTCTTTCCCACACCACATCACACTCGCAGCTCAGCCCGATTGAAAAGGAAGATCGAAGCtggcaaggcaaaaaaaattCGCCCGGGAGACTTTTGCGCGTTTGCCTCCTTACAAACGGCAGAAAGGAACGCTGCAATCCTATGCGGAGTTCTGCCATTCTAAAtccgttgaaatcaatgagcttagaccggCGTAACTCCGCATAGGGTTGCAGAAGAAGAAGAGCCCCAGGAGAACCCGTCGCTCAAACCTGATTCCGGGACGATGCTGAGCCTCAAAGTCCCTCCGGAAAGAGTCTGGCAGCGCCTTAAAAGACGAGCGAATGTGCTGCACCAGCAGCAGCTTCCGTGGTCCCCACCCGCCTTAGCCAGCAGCCTCGCAGGGCTGCTATCTCAGGAGCACGAAGCCCTCCCGTCTGGACTTCGCTCCTCCGAACAAGCTTTGCAAAGGAGGGGCTTGAAACGAAGCGCGAGCACTTTGCATTTGCTCTTTCACTTTCGCTTCCGGCGGGATCAGGAGTTTGTAAATGGGAggcatctccctccctccccactttgGCAGAGTGTATGTGTCAAGCGTCTTCTCTTCCGCCCCCTCTGGGCTTGAGGCTGTTTCTTATATTAGATGCCTTTTCTCGGTATAGCTTTTCCAGGAATTGAGGGATTCCCCGCTACAAATCATTTCTTTGCTTGCAGAGAATCCTGGGGAATGTAGTTCTGTGAAGGAGGGCAGGGACAGCTGTGTTGGTGTGCgacagagcagcaggatttgagtccagtggcagtttAGACAcccacaaggttttcagggtatgagctttcaagagtcaatttgaatctgaagaagggagctttgactcttgaaaacttataccctgaaaagcttgttggtctctaaggtgctacaagtgacgccttacacaggacattccatcaaagacttaaaggtcgctgtagttcaacagaaacctttcaaaaacaaaatccaagggcaTAGatggaggctgctgaactggatttcatatgcaaatttgactctgtcaagctgggactgaatagggactatgaatggttatcacattaccacaggtaacagatttcctttacagaggtggggtctgggggagctcagtggcacctggcctgggctttcgggaaccacagatctctttgtcagatgcttctggcagggagagctgtggttgtcgaaggctcatactgcattggaattggatggtctagctgtttggctgctacaaactaacagggcaaactcctttgaagccaactgatacacacaccaaaaggagatgtttacatatactagcaaaggaatgttttgattgcaccctcccccttcctccccctaattgcctcttctctctcctcctcgtctgtatttgaccagtctctgtatcaggcatctgacaaagagaacttgattcttgaaagcttatgctacaataaaattggttagtcttaaaggtgctactgaactctttttgattttgcttacacaggttggacatttgtcagcttacctcaagtttggatgggaaatgtaggcgtcctggttttacagtttggctctccattacagctgcaagaccaggatgcctacattgcccatcaaaacttgagggaagctgacaagcgcccaacctgtgtcaggcgtcacttgtagcttggctcttagacacccacaaggttttcagggtatgagcgtTCAAGAGTCAAtttgaatctgaagaagggagctttgactttcaaaaacttataccctgaaaagcttgttggtctctaagatgccattgGAGAAATCCTGCAACTCTGAGAAGGGGAAGGATGGTGTATACACTTGTTAACTTGGAGGTGGGAGTATTCTTAAGGAAGGAGAAGATCTATATTAACTTGCCTTCTGGCAAGCCTCAGTGTCACACAAAGCAAAGTAGAAGAAAGCATAACATTGCACTGCCAGTGTTAGGAGGAGAGAAGGGTTGTGTACAAGGGGAAAGAATTCCCATTCCAGCCTCCCACATTTTGTGTCTTCTCTGACAGACTAGCATCTGTTTAACAAGCATGTTTCCCTTCACTGGATGATGATTCACACAGTACAGAATCTTCAGGTCACTGACATGTTCTCCCTGGAAATATGTACTGCAAGTCTATGCAGAGATACGTTCTTCCATATGGCAGCTGGGAAGTTCTAGGACAAGTGAGGTGTGAAGGTTATATGGCTCCCAGATTCTAATTCCCCCTTCCAGGTCCAAAGAAACGTGAAGGCATCTGTGTTTAAGGTCgcaaactctggcttgggaaattcctgatttGTAGATGGTGCTTGCGTTGAGAAGTTGGTGGTGATGCGGTACCACagagtctgtcctccaaagcagcccttttcttcaggggaatttatctctgtagtctagagatcagtggtCATTCCAGGCACACTCCAGGactcaccttgaggttggcaacctcattgtttggaaaattcctggcgatttgggggtggagcatgaagaagacagggtttggggagggaaggagcttCAGCGGGATATGATGCCAAGACCACcttccaaggctgccatttcctccaggggaactgatctctgaagtctggaattcaattgtaattccaggagatccccagtcCCCACCCAGATGTTGGCAACCCAGGATAGTTACTCCTTTGCCATTATCCTCCCACCCTTGGCCTTAAAAGTTTATATATAAAGATCAAGAAATGCAGGAAATCATCCAGATTGTGTATCTGTTTGCATCTAGGTCATTCACAATctgaagacccccaccccaccctttcttctctctctcccacatAAACTCATCtaggctaggctgtcctctcaccggccGTACCACTGAAggccgtccaccacccatgcaggaactcattaagtgtgatgcagggcatgatgtaagagccaagccctgagcctaaaatgctgtattttaatatctatattcgccaattgagaattttttattgtatggaatagtgttttaatgtttatttataatgtttttactgtttttagactGTATGTTGCAGATTGTGtgttgtcacaccgccctgagcccgtctgatggggagggcggtctagaagtgcaataaataaataaatctcccatCATTCTATAAATGGAAGATGGTTGGTCATAGTATTAGGTCAGGAAATAGGAGCTGATGTTTTAGCAACACGGGCAGGGGCTGACTGACAAGGAGCTTGGCTCCAAAGAGTGGCCAAATGGATTACAGCCACCAAGTCCCAAGAGTCACCCTTCCCCCCCAAGTTCAAGGAGGCTGTCTGCCATAGGAGAAGCATGTATTATTTAAAATGTAGGAGATATCCGTTAATGAGAGGTGGTTGCTGTATTGAGACTGTTAACACAATTGAAAATTTTCCCTCAATGTAGTTGTTTACAGCAGTAATTTGACCTTGCGTAGAACCAGTGCGCTAGCCAAAGGTGTGCTTGCTTCTGAAGAATAATGACATGTGGTCTCAACGCACATTGGGGGAGAATGTAAGTTATTAGCTTCAACCCACCCACCTTACATGTACCCAAGTTTCATGGTTAAGCAGAGGTCCCAAGCCCCACATCCAACCCCCAACCCCAAATAAACAGGAGTCCTGTAGCatctttaaaaattaacaaaattttattccaacaAACTTCCAGGGACTGCAGCCCACTTTTTTTAGATACAGTACAGGATTAGTCCTTTCGTATAGACGTCCAAACACACTGAGCTGTGAAGTGTACTACACTGGGCTTGCTTTCAAATTGTTTCAAGTAGAAGGTGCTTTATTGTCTTCACACTGCAGCCCCCATCCCATCCAATACCACTTTTAAATTTTAgtctctttgtttttaaaatgtaattataGATTAATTTTTGTATGACTAGACACTGCAAAAGACTTGCTAAACACTGATTTTCAAAATACTGGCACAAATAACGGTTCATTTCCCACCACATCATCCTAGCTGTTTTCTACCCACAGCCCTAAAGAATCCCCCATCCATTCACTGAACTTTTTTAGCACCTTCCTGAGACTCTGTTCTCAAAGGATCACACAAGGGTCATGCCTGGACTGACTGTCCTGCAGCTGTTGTTTCAGTTGCTGTATCTCACTCTGCATCCTTGTAGCTTCAGACCTCAAGCCTTCTTCATGAAGGCGCCTCTCCTCCTGGGGAAGGGCAGGGATGAAGAATGCAGTTAGCTCCAGAAGACCGCAAGCAGGGTGGAATTTGCGGCTGTGAAAgactatttatttaattattttatttactttagacttttagtccaccctccccgcaagagggctcagggcagattacatcatatAAAAACGCATTATACAATTTATACatccataaaaacaataaaacgtTATGAAAAAAATTCAGGCAGCATATTAAAAAGCCAGGTGGTGGACAACCCTGATGGGGATGGTTTAGATCGTTCTCTTCTCCTCTTACCAGGCCGGTGGCGGCCTGGCCCAGCCTTAactgtatgcctggcggaacatctctgtcttacaggcccagtggaggaatagcaaatcctgccgggccctggtctctgtAGACTATGCTAAAGGAGACATAATCAGAGCTAGCCCAACTGTAAGAGGGGGTGAAGTTCACCCCAAAGGAACAACTCTGGAAGGGTGAgcaaattcctggtgatttcCTCTCTCCCCTTAGTTCAGTTTCCTCTCTCCTCTAGTTCCAAATAGGGAAAGAATCTTCATGATGCTGGCTTCCTTAGGCAGTTGATAATATTTCCCCAATATTCAGTATATTCCCCCAGCAAGGCAAATTGTGCAAGGCCAGCATATGAAAAGGCAGAATGGAACCAATGTGTACACATGGGGGGCTCACAAGGCAGCTCAGCAGTAGGGGGGCCTGCCAGAGCAGTCCCATCCCACAGTCCAGGGCCAGGTGCTCTGGTTGCCCCAAGCCCAAGACAGCTTCTGTACACAGATTACATCACATCATACATCATCTCTGTACACAGATGAGTGGGGCAGAATTACCATGATGTGTACAGCCTGGCAGCAGAAGTTTCCTGGCAGGATTGTTTCTCAATAAGGCAGTTTACTTGAGTGAAAAGGAAACGGAAAGCTTTGCCATGGACTAGCTAGGAAAGGATGGACTTTCATCTTTTGCTTCAGTGGAGCTTCTTTATATTTGTTTAAAAACCAcagatcaacacacacacacaaatagtgTCACTGAactagaaaaatcaaaaagagtccagtagcacctttaagactaaccaattttattgtagcataagctttcgagaatcaagttctcgaaagcttatgctacaataaaatattcGAGAATCAActgtctcgaaagcttatgctacaataaaattggttagtcttaaaggtgctactggactctttttgattttgctactacagactaacacggctaactcctctggatctctgactgAACTAGAAGGCAGACTGGCCAGTTAACATGCACACAGAACTATGCCTAGCTTTTTGGAGGAAAGCAAGAACATAAATCATAGTAGATGTGAAAGAGACAAACCAGTGTTGTTCTTTCCCTACTCAATTCCTCTCTGCCTCTGAAGAACTCCTAGAATACTTGAGTTCTCCCAGCCACTTGAACAGCAGCAGTGGTGACTGCCGATTTACGTCTTTTGGCCATGAtggcaaaaagaaagaaacaccatTCTGGGAAGTTTGAGGATGCAAACACCTTTGAATTTTTAGAATCAGAGGTGGACAAGTTAGAATCTTTTCCTCACACACACAGGAGCACACACAGAAACAACTGCTCCCTGAAAATGTGATGATTGTCAAGACCTGTCCTTTCCTCCTAAAATGCTAGATAGTTATGTGGATagccgtgttggcctgcagtagaacaggaggatttgagtgcagtggcatcttagagaccaacaagattttcagagagtaagcttttgagagccaaagctcccttcttcagagctctgactctcgaaagcttacactctgaaaatcttgttggtctctacggtgccactggactcagacccTGCTGTTCTAAAATGCTGGAATTCTCTTGATTCCCATAGTAGGACCAAAGCCCAGCAAGTATTATAGCCAAGATATTTCACTGTGAGGACTGGAGTTAGATGACTCTTTGAGAGTCTCCCCCACCACATACACTATATAACATGATTAGAAGTGGGTCTTACAGAACTCCATACTATCCATTTAAGGCCAATATGATCCTAGTACTGTTGGAGGCATCCCTGAGCAGGTTTGCCATACTGAGGACATTATTACCTGCAGCTTTGCGTTCAACATCCTCTCATGCTCCAATTGTTGATTCTTCCGGTCCGTCTCCATCTTAGCCATTAACTGTCTCTTGTGCTCCTCATAACTCTCTTCTTTTTCCTTGGCCATTTGTATGGcctcttctttcatttttctgtGTAGCTCAGCTTCCTGAGTGGCAGCTTGAGCCCGAACTCGTTCCACTGACGAGAAAAAGATGAACAATGAGTGTCTATTTGTGCATTAGCAGGATTCAGCCCTGGAGGTAATATAGGTCTTCAAATATACCTACAATCAAGCTGACTTTTTTAGACACCTTCTCTTAGGCTGACTTATGACTGGACGCTGCCCAACAATGATAACTTACAGTCATTTATTAGGTTTGGGAAACTGCAATTGTTGATACCAGATCTGGGCTAAAAAGAGCTTGTTGTGGTCtgcaaatgactttgaaaggcCATCAAaatccttcctgccctcatgAACCACCTGCAAGATAATTATAACCCGCTTTTTCACTTTGGGGTCTTGACCCACAATTTGAGAACCATGGTTCCGGCCATTTTCCTACTTATCCTTTCCCCTACTTTGTTTGAATCAATTCCATCTAAAGTTCTGCAAGATGTTTATTTCCCAGCTCAGGTTGTTTTAAACAATGTTGTTATACATTAGGAGTTGAATGAAATGTAAATGCAGCAGAGGACCGAAAATGCACACCTGTAATACAGCTTGACAACAGTACGAATCAAATGAAGGGCGTGAGTGAAATCAGGGAAGATAATGATTTCCCCACCTGTATATGCttgtgtccaggggtcatttcgtagaaaaagagctggaggaactaattagtatgactcattagcataggccacaccccctgacatcacctatcctggctgttttggacacaatgctggccattcagggccaaaattgggcccaaaatggcaaaaaggggctgaaaatggctgaaaaggggcccaaaatggtcaggattgggctgctgctgagtgggagagtgatctaccacccatcagaggccccaatccaggctgaaatggacccaaaatggccgagactcAGTTGGGCGGAGCCAGcagtcatgtgacctctttggggaactgccggaactgtgttcctgtgcgttccccctcgaaatgagccctgcttgtgtcTGTTCCCATGCACTTGGGGAGGATTGCATACAGGGGCCAGAATATATCCAAACCTTTCAGTGTGCTATTTCTCATGAAGAGCAAGTTCAAACTTGGTGTGCTGTTTGAGCATTCCTAGAAAGGGGGCATGCTTTCCCTAGATCACCTGcagggtttcttctttcctggacTGATAACATTTGTCCATCACTAAGTCAAATATGAAAATACTCCTTCAGATAGGTCAGGTAGTTGAAAAGACAAATGAGTGCAAGAGGAATAGGGGCCTAAAGCACCTCTTCCAGTATtgttatcatcagggctttttttctggggaaagaggtggtggaactcagtgggttgcccccagagaaaatggtcacatggctggtggccccgccccctgatctccagacagaggggagtttagattgccctccacgccactcagcggtgcggaaggcaatctaaactcccctctgtccggagatcagggggcggggccaccagccatgtgaccattttcaagaggttctggaactatgttcccccgtgttcccgctgaaaaaaagcccttgttaTCATCTATGATGCCACCTGCGATGCCAAGAACCACAGAGCCCCCTCAAGGGTTTACCTTCCGCCTCCTTTTCTCTGTCCGTGAGGTTCCGGTCAGCATTCAGGATGGACTGAGCAACTGCCTCCTTGGATTTCAGGTAGTCTTGCAGGGCCTTGGAAGCCTGAGTGGAACAGGGAGAGAGTAAGATGGTTCACTTGCATTTCTAGTCCAGACTATACATGGGATTGTGAAAATACCTGTAAAATCTAACCCTCGTGTTTCAGAGACTACTTTTTAAGCCCTTTTTTTGTTTACAAAGACAAAGATTAGAAGACAGAAAAGTTGTGTGGAACTCAAATTCTGCACAGAGGAAATGAGAAAAATTTTCCATGGTCAGAGAGTGAGGTTCCACTGGTAGTCAGCCTCCAGGTTTCAAAGATGCCAGATGAATCCAACAGCGCCCCCTATGCTGGGCCCCCATGCGCTGGAGGTAGGATATTGCTGTTCCCATGCTGAACTAGTTACCTTTCCTTCCTATTCAGGGGAGGAAATGGGGAGGAAATGTGGAAGTTAAATGAGgacagttgctgctgctgctgctgctgcttttttcacaGCACCAAGAAGAGGCTAGGCAATGTGTTTCACTCTGCAATATTCCAGTTTCCCTTTATTCTAATTACCAGTGGAGGTTTTATTCACTTAAACCCAAACCTTGTGTATGAACTCAACCCTGAACTTTCCACAACAAGGATCATCCTTTTGACGACCCCCCAACCTTTCCTCCAAAGCTACTGAGCCTTGAAAATGTGACAAATTCACCAGGTAAAAATTTCCCTGTCTTGGCATTTCCATGACACGAGAAACTTCAAATAATGAACCTGTGATTGTCATATACTTGTTCAGGCCCAGAAAACGACAGCAGTCTTAGTCACGTGTGCCAACTGCAGGGGATGCTGGTACCTCAGTCTAGCTGCCATGCACCTTGAGGATGCCAGACCTGGTATCTTGGCCCCTGGGGTTTGTTGTCGCTCAGAGAAGCCAAGACAAACCAAAAGAAATGCAAGAATACTTGGAACTGGAAGATCAGCAGCCAATGAGAGTGGCAGGAAAAGGGAggtgtgatttggggggggggggaggaaaaaaggcacaggTTTAGAGGGCTGAGCAGGCCTCATCTGAAGAAAGGGCAAAATACTCTCCAAGAAGGGAAGGGCTGCTTGTGTGGAAGGGGCAGTAATTGTTTTTCCAGGGGGACGTGTGTTTCCCACCTACTGGCTCTTTACTCCCTATGCTTGTACATCAACTCACCATGAATCCCTTCCCAGGCACCTGCTGATACTGCTCTAATTTTTCTTTCTGGTCATTCAAGAACTGCTGGTAGCCACCAGGTACTGAGTAGGTTCCATCACCAGTCTTCTCCTCCATGTCCTGGAACAGCTGTTTGAGCACGGCCTGGCAGCGGTCTAGCGATGCCTGCTCATTGCGAGAACACAAGTCCTGAAGCATGGACTCCAGGGTCATCTGGGGAAGAAAGGGAAGGTATGATGGAACAGAGGGTCCCTAAGGAAGAAACTCCCTGCAGTCCCTTTTTGAAGGTCTCTTTAAAAAAGCCGAGCTTCATTGAGTACTATCTGAGAACAACCAAGAGGAATGGGAGAAACCACGATCTCATGCTTTCAGAAGGTAGTTCAGAGACCCCAAAAGAACGATTCCCAGGAAGTAGAAAACTCCAATGTGTTGTTCCACGAGCCCCTGATTATCGATCAACACAAGCAGGACAACCAATACAGATAAGCAGTATCCATTATAAAAGGCAATTCGAGAGTAAGGATGAGCAACTGGAGGCTTGCTCAGTGGCCATCAGTCTTCCCAGAGAAGAAGGAGAAGTGCTTGGAAAGTTTGGCGGTGGTGGCATTTGGGGCCTGAGGGCTGTTCGCTTTTTGGAAAGAGCAGGCAGTTGGAGCACTAACACTAtcctctccccaaagcagccTTCCCATAAGACACACCGCTGAGTAGAGGAAGTTTCTGAATACCAATGCAGCTCCTGGGAACAGAAATGCCTTTTTGGTCCAGTAGAACCAGGAGGCTGGATCCGCAGCATTCCTGCAGTCATCACAAcccactggtctccctctcagGCCAAAGCATTCGTGCTTAGAAAGATCCTGAAAAAGATTCAAGATACTCTTCCTGGACAACAATGAGCCAATAGTCCCTGACAGAAAGGAGATTCCAGCCATTCTCTAACTCCCTACCTAACCTAACCTTTTGCTAGATAGGGACTAGATAGATCACCATGTCACATTTTCACTTATAAGTTAATCTCAGTACCGCCAGTTGTCTCTGGTATTTTTGGCCCTCGTCGTTGAAGGCACGGGTCATGAACACTTGAATGGCTTCCCTCTCGCATTTGCTGTGCGCtgtcagcaattcttcaacaGTCTCGGTAGGCAGCTTCAGAAGTTGCACTCTCGTGTCCTCGTAGTGTTTAATGGCTTCTTGCACAGCCGCCGAGTTCTCGATCTGGGCCAAGGCCAGCACTGCGTTCTCGATGCAGGGCACAGTCCCGCTGCGGATGGAATCCACATAGGTCACTGCCAGGTTTCCCAACACTGTGAGTAGGAGCAGAAAACAGCCCTTTATTTAGTCTGCTGGATTTCTAACCTACCTCATCTTGAGAGCCTCAGGCTGCAAAGTTAACCACACTTACTCCCTAGTAAGTCCTATTGAGCTCAGTGAGACTTCGTAGGATTGCCCTGTCAGGATGGCTGCAAGAATTTGTCATCAAAATTGCATAAAACATATACCATTGACAGGAATGGCAAAGGTGAGAGACACCGTGCAGGCAGGAAGGTTAAGTGTGGGAAGGGGTGAAAAGAAACAGTCTAGCCAAAATGAAAGTGACCTGAGAAGTAGGACCCTAAAGGAAGAATGGGTGAAGATAAGGAGTCAAGGAAAGCAGATGAAGGAATGAGAAAAATCATAATACCAAGGCTAAGAATGGGAGAGGCTACGGGAAAAGAGGGGTAAAGGAACCACGGATGTTTGCACAGAATACGGTTTATGAGATTTTTGCATTAATGTACTCAACACACATTTTATCCTAGCTCCATATTTACATTTTacatagtttgtttctttttttaagcaaAGAGAGGTGGTTGCACAACAACAGGAACAAACCAAAAGATGAAAGAATAGGAACTATGTGGGGTACAATTCTATTTTTCAAAGTCAATGTTTTGTGGCAGTGTAATACAGGATCCTGAGAAGACAGGCTCCACGTGCTAGGGCTTCTTCTTTTTCACAAAGATCTGAGCAGGGTCCATGCGGGGGAGGCTGGTAGAGTCCGAGACACTAATCAGGGCCTCATTGGAGGAACCAAGTCTGAAAGGGTCTTAGGACCATCCAAGACCATTAAAAGGAATTAGTGCTCCTCTAACATGCATGGAGGTGGAGTTTCATCACAAGCATATAAGCCTTGTCATATCTTGAAGCCCAGGATCTGCCCCCAGCTTCCTCCATGAGCCCTCCTACCCACACCCCTTTCTTCTACTCACTTGTCCCAGTCACCACATGCCCTCCCTGGATCACTTTGGCCTTAGATTTTTCATATATGTATTGAAGGAAGCTGTGCAACTCCTCCACAAAGTCAGAATTCAGTTTTGATTCAGACAAGTTCTCCAGATTCTTCAGCTCTCGCCGTGAGGTGGGACGGTCCAAGACAAAGCACTTGCGGCTGGGGAAGTACTGACGGATGCATTTCTTGGCAAGGTCCAGCTTTTCAGGGCTGTCtaggggagaaaaaaaaccacACATGAGGTCAAACCAACGAGCCAACTTCAACACTGGCATGTTCCATCCTTGATCCCCTGAAGACCACCACCCAGAGACTATTCCAATGCTCAGGCAGACATGTAGTATACACCACAGTGTTGACTAGGCTACCTCCAAACACACACCATAACCCTGTTCTTTAAGGGAACCACCCACATCAATATCTTTCCTCAAGTAGAAAGCTGAGTGAAACCTGGGTGAAAACTTCTAGCCTAGCCTATTTCCTGGTAGTTTTGTATCTGTAGGCAGACTGTGATGCAACACATGACCTACCCGCACATACAATCTGACATAATGTTTCAACTAGCTCTTGTAGGCCCATGAAACTTAGTATGCTCACATTATACCTTCAATGTCCCTAGCTGTTCGGCCATCCCTTATttgaatttacatttttttttaagaatagcAAAAGATtc includes:
- the LOC129343434 gene encoding guanylate-binding protein 1-like translates to MQEPICLIENKPNEKLYVNQKALELLQAIQQPVVVVAIVGLYRTGKSYLMNKLAGKNKGFSLGATIQANTMGIWMWCLPHPKKHDHTLVLLDTEGLGDVEKSNTENDAWIFALSVLLSSTLVYNSMGTIDQTALEKLQYVTELTKCIKVKAIPPGCSKKETSGDFLRFFPAFIWTVRDFSLELELNGCPISADEYLENALQRKKDSPEKLDLAKKCIRQYFPSRKCFVLDRPTSRRELKNLENLSESKLNSDFVEELHSFLQYIYEKSKAKVIQGGHVVTGTMLGNLAVTYVDSIRSGTVPCIENAVLALAQIENSAAVQEAIKHYEDTRVQLLKLPTETVEELLTAHSKCEREAIQVFMTRAFNDEGQKYQRQLAMTLESMLQDLCSRNEQASLDRCQAVLKQLFQDMEEKTGDGTYSVPGGYQQFLNDQKEKLEQYQQVPGKGFMASKALQDYLKSKEAVAQSILNADRNLTDREKEAEVERVRAQAATQEAELHRKMKEEAIQMAKEKEESYEEHKRQLMAKMETDRKNQQLEHERMLNAKLQEERRLHEEGLRSEATRMQSEIQQLKQQLQDSQSRHDPCVIL